One window of the Cherax quadricarinatus isolate ZL_2023a chromosome 1, ASM3850222v1, whole genome shotgun sequence genome contains the following:
- the MED11 gene encoding mediator of RNA polymerase II transcription subunit 11: protein MAMASPMDRLQVLDNIEKDIATVLQSAGQALTELSKDKPANKQVEAHVNQFRQTLTNVETELAKQINYLTQVSTGQAHEGSSYNSQKTLQMAMHRLDHARTRVNELEAIKSKHIQLLQQHQLQKQQGMPQPPQS from the exons ATGGCGATGGCATCACCAATGGACAGACTACAAGTGTTGGATAATATAGAGAAGGACATAGCCACTGTTTTACAGTCTGCAG GTCAGGCCTTGACAGAATTGAGCAAGGATAAACCAGCCAATAAGCAGGTTGAAGCTCATGTGAATCAGTTTCGTCAGACACTCACCAATGTAGAAACAGAGTTGGCCAAGCAAATTAACTACCTTACACAGGTATCTACAG GACAAGCACATGAAGGATCCAGTTACAACTCACAGAAGACCTTACAAATGGCGATGCACCGCTTGGATCATGCAAGAACTCGTGTCAATGAATTAGAAGCTATCAAAAGTAAGCACATACAACTGTTACAGCAACATCAACTCCAGAAACAGCAAGGCATGCCACAGCCTCCTCAGTCATGA